TACCGGGATCCAGTAGTTTCACATCACCACTTCCACGTTCACCTGAATGGACCTGGAATTGCTGCTCTTCCCAATAGATCGAAAGGGAAAAGCCTTTTGCCAGGCTGGCAGGGTATTCATAGGACCAGCTCCCACTCCGGATTTTCTTCAAGAACGTGGGTGCTATGGTGGCTGCTACTGGCCCAACTGGCTCGAAAGGGGTTGATCCAGGCATGGAGCTCCATCCCATTTTCATGAGCAAAATCGATGGCCTTGGCAAGTGGGTCCCAGCCTGGGGCTGTACCCTCAGTACCAGTCAACGCTGCTGCCCAGGGTTCGTAAGCAGAGTTATACAGAGCATCGGCCAGGGGTCGGACCTGGAAGAAAATGGCGTTATAACCAGTAGCATGGAGAGCATCGATGATTGAGT
This genomic stretch from Candidatus Neomarinimicrobiota bacterium harbors:
- a CDS encoding family 10 glycosylhydrolase codes for the protein MSKQKLAILILLTSVLLASPKQEFRGAWLASIYDYWPNSSLTATQQETRLDSIIDALHATGYNAIFFQVRPLADALYNSAYEPWAAALTGTEGTAPGWDPLAKAIDFAHENGMELHAWINPFRASWASSSHHSTHVLEENPEWELVL